One genomic region from Clarias gariepinus isolate MV-2021 ecotype Netherlands chromosome 20, CGAR_prim_01v2, whole genome shotgun sequence encodes:
- the tox4b gene encoding TOX high mobility group box family member 4b isoform X1 — translation MDLNFYSDLTDGTGQPGDSEFLDAQAFNGFDTVQKFPGGSDNFLPISGEGHPFLSSSEVPLHSTYSLQIQDAETFHTPSLGDEEFEIPPISLDPDTALSVSDVVSHFGELGDGGSAPVVPGNAVVQGDDPSFASTFVNPTTQGLEHLSLMTQQGGGPMLGSTLGMDLGHPIGSQFSSSSPMTIDVPLPDMNHGLLGHNPLTTIDQSELSAQLGLSLGGGAILTRAHSPDQPLSATGSPSESLQDDDMDDFRRSVLVESPVSLSVSSGVISLSPALSEQPAASVSSAPPALARKAVGVGGGAKKGKKKKDPNEPQKPVSAYALFFRDTQAAIKGQNPNATFGEVSKIVASMWDSLGEEQKQVYKRKTEAAKKEYLKALAAYRASQLSQPTIEVLDTAPSPPAAPIVTPAPEAPPPLPTPTRSNRIPVHAPDNNTITNICTSNIIIDLPQVTTRSRTGAHKPPASLAPVTASTPTLPMVTKIILPKQPAARQPPPLQQMQNTPPPPRLQQMMHSVAPPPLLAKPRGGGAVGQVAAPMAATPPPPLQIKIVPAPAQADMATPIIVTSTTEAPTDTAAMEVDVAQPATIVTTEAEEGMEVELNSSPAHEVAPSAGPTVCVRAGCNNPPVESKDWDREYCSNECVATHCRDVFMAWCAIRGQNTTTVT, via the exons ATGGATCTGAATTTTTACTCGGATCTGACGGATGGTACCGGACAGCCAGGAGACTCCGAGTTCCTGGACGCTCAAGCCTTTAACGGATTTGATACAGTGCAAAAG TTTCCCGGAGGAAGCGACAACTTTTTACCCATCAGTGGAGAGGGACATCCTTTCCTGTCCTCCTCCGAGGTACCGCTCCACTCCACATACTCCCTTCAAATCCAGGATGCCGAG ACTTTCCACACTCCCAGCTTGGGAGACGAGGAGTTTGAGATCCCACCCATCTCACTGGACCCCGACACGGCGCTAAGCGTCTCGGATGTGGTGTCGCACTTCGGAGAGCTGGGAGATGGCGGTTCAGCCCCCGTCGTCCCCGGCAACGCCGTGGTACAGGGTGACGACCCTTCCTTCGCCTCGACCTTCGTAAACCCGACGACACAAGGGCTTGAGCATCTTAGCCTCATGACCCAGCAGGGAGGAGGACCGATGTTGGGATCAACTCTGGGAATG GATCTTGGGCATCCCATCGGCTCACAGTTCAGCAGCAGCTCTCCAATGACCATCGATGTGCCACTTCCCGACATGAACCACGGCCTGCTGGGCCACAATCCGCTGACCACCATCGACCAGTCAGAGCTTAGTGCACAGCTGGGTCTCAGTCTAGGAGGCGGGGCCATTCTGACCCGGGCACACTCCCCTGACCAGCCACTGTCCGCCACCGGCTCGCCTTCAGAGTCCCTGCAGGATGACGACATGGACGACTTCAGAAGG AGCGTACTGGTGGAGTCGCCGGTCTCGCTGTCCGTCTCTTCCGGGGTCATCTCTCTGTCCCCCGCACTCTCAGAGCAGCCTGCAGCATCTGTGTCCTCCGCTCCGCCCGCCCTGGCCCGTAAAGCCGTAGGTGTCGGAGGAGGAGccaaaaaaggcaaaaagaaaaaagatcccAACGAACCCCAGAAGCCAGTTTCGGCTTACGCGCTGTTCTTCCGCGATACGCAAGCAGCTATCAAGGGCCAGAACCCCAACGCCACGTTCGGAGAGGTGTCCAAAATCGTCGCCTCCATGTGGGACAGTCTGGGAGAAGAGCAAAAACAG GTCTACAAGAGGAAGACCGAAGCTGCTAAGAAGGAGTATCTTAAAGCACTGGCAGCTTACAGAGCCAGTCAGCTCTCACAG CCCACTATCGAGGTACTCGACACGGCACCTTCACCACCCGCCGCTCCCATCGTGACTCCCGCCCCCGAGGCTCCGCCCCCTCTGCCCACGCCTACGCGCTCCAACCGCATCCCAGTGCACGCACCTGATAACAACACCATCACCAACATTTGCACATCGAACATCATCATCGACTTGCCGCAGGTGACCACGCGCTCTCGGACGGGGGCTCACAAGCCGCCCGCCTCTTTGGCGCCGGTCACCGCGTCGACCCCGACTCTGCCCATGGTCACCAAGATCATCCTCCCCAAGCAGCCCGCAGCGCGCCAGccgccaccgctgcagcagatGCAGAACACACCGCCGCCCCCACGCCTCCAGCAGATGATGCATTCAGTTGCCCCTCCACCGCTACTGGCCAAACCTCGCGGAGGGGGTGCGGTCGGCCAGGTCGCCGCCCCCATGGCTGCTACACCACCTCCTCCTCTCCAAATCAAGATAGTCCCCGCCCCTGCACAAGCAGACATGGCCACACCCATCATCGTCACCAGCACCACAGAGGCGCCTACAGATACAGCCGCCATGGAGGTGGACGTGGCGCAGCCTGCCACCATAGTCACCACCGAAGCTGAGGAAGGG atGGAGGTGGAGCTGAACAGCTCTCCTGCGCATGAGGTTGCTCCCTCTGCAGGtcctactgtgtgtgtgcgtgctggtTGCAATAACCCACCTGTTGAAAGTAAAGACTGGGACCGAGAATACTGCAGCAACGAGTGTGTAGCCACACACTGCAG GGACGTATTCATGGCCTGGTGTGCGATCAGAGGACAGAACACCACCACCGTCACTTAA
- the tox4b gene encoding TOX high mobility group box family member 4b isoform X2, with product MDLNFYSDLTDGTGQPGDSEFLDAQAFNGFDTVQKFPGGSDNFLPISGEGHPFLSSSETFHTPSLGDEEFEIPPISLDPDTALSVSDVVSHFGELGDGGSAPVVPGNAVVQGDDPSFASTFVNPTTQGLEHLSLMTQQGGGPMLGSTLGMDLGHPIGSQFSSSSPMTIDVPLPDMNHGLLGHNPLTTIDQSELSAQLGLSLGGGAILTRAHSPDQPLSATGSPSESLQDDDMDDFRRSVLVESPVSLSVSSGVISLSPALSEQPAASVSSAPPALARKAVGVGGGAKKGKKKKDPNEPQKPVSAYALFFRDTQAAIKGQNPNATFGEVSKIVASMWDSLGEEQKQVYKRKTEAAKKEYLKALAAYRASQLSQPTIEVLDTAPSPPAAPIVTPAPEAPPPLPTPTRSNRIPVHAPDNNTITNICTSNIIIDLPQVTTRSRTGAHKPPASLAPVTASTPTLPMVTKIILPKQPAARQPPPLQQMQNTPPPPRLQQMMHSVAPPPLLAKPRGGGAVGQVAAPMAATPPPPLQIKIVPAPAQADMATPIIVTSTTEAPTDTAAMEVDVAQPATIVTTEAEEGMEVELNSSPAHEVAPSAGPTVCVRAGCNNPPVESKDWDREYCSNECVATHCRDVFMAWCAIRGQNTTTVT from the exons ATGGATCTGAATTTTTACTCGGATCTGACGGATGGTACCGGACAGCCAGGAGACTCCGAGTTCCTGGACGCTCAAGCCTTTAACGGATTTGATACAGTGCAAAAG TTTCCCGGAGGAAGCGACAACTTTTTACCCATCAGTGGAGAGGGACATCCTTTCCTGTCCTCCTCCGAG ACTTTCCACACTCCCAGCTTGGGAGACGAGGAGTTTGAGATCCCACCCATCTCACTGGACCCCGACACGGCGCTAAGCGTCTCGGATGTGGTGTCGCACTTCGGAGAGCTGGGAGATGGCGGTTCAGCCCCCGTCGTCCCCGGCAACGCCGTGGTACAGGGTGACGACCCTTCCTTCGCCTCGACCTTCGTAAACCCGACGACACAAGGGCTTGAGCATCTTAGCCTCATGACCCAGCAGGGAGGAGGACCGATGTTGGGATCAACTCTGGGAATG GATCTTGGGCATCCCATCGGCTCACAGTTCAGCAGCAGCTCTCCAATGACCATCGATGTGCCACTTCCCGACATGAACCACGGCCTGCTGGGCCACAATCCGCTGACCACCATCGACCAGTCAGAGCTTAGTGCACAGCTGGGTCTCAGTCTAGGAGGCGGGGCCATTCTGACCCGGGCACACTCCCCTGACCAGCCACTGTCCGCCACCGGCTCGCCTTCAGAGTCCCTGCAGGATGACGACATGGACGACTTCAGAAGG AGCGTACTGGTGGAGTCGCCGGTCTCGCTGTCCGTCTCTTCCGGGGTCATCTCTCTGTCCCCCGCACTCTCAGAGCAGCCTGCAGCATCTGTGTCCTCCGCTCCGCCCGCCCTGGCCCGTAAAGCCGTAGGTGTCGGAGGAGGAGccaaaaaaggcaaaaagaaaaaagatcccAACGAACCCCAGAAGCCAGTTTCGGCTTACGCGCTGTTCTTCCGCGATACGCAAGCAGCTATCAAGGGCCAGAACCCCAACGCCACGTTCGGAGAGGTGTCCAAAATCGTCGCCTCCATGTGGGACAGTCTGGGAGAAGAGCAAAAACAG GTCTACAAGAGGAAGACCGAAGCTGCTAAGAAGGAGTATCTTAAAGCACTGGCAGCTTACAGAGCCAGTCAGCTCTCACAG CCCACTATCGAGGTACTCGACACGGCACCTTCACCACCCGCCGCTCCCATCGTGACTCCCGCCCCCGAGGCTCCGCCCCCTCTGCCCACGCCTACGCGCTCCAACCGCATCCCAGTGCACGCACCTGATAACAACACCATCACCAACATTTGCACATCGAACATCATCATCGACTTGCCGCAGGTGACCACGCGCTCTCGGACGGGGGCTCACAAGCCGCCCGCCTCTTTGGCGCCGGTCACCGCGTCGACCCCGACTCTGCCCATGGTCACCAAGATCATCCTCCCCAAGCAGCCCGCAGCGCGCCAGccgccaccgctgcagcagatGCAGAACACACCGCCGCCCCCACGCCTCCAGCAGATGATGCATTCAGTTGCCCCTCCACCGCTACTGGCCAAACCTCGCGGAGGGGGTGCGGTCGGCCAGGTCGCCGCCCCCATGGCTGCTACACCACCTCCTCCTCTCCAAATCAAGATAGTCCCCGCCCCTGCACAAGCAGACATGGCCACACCCATCATCGTCACCAGCACCACAGAGGCGCCTACAGATACAGCCGCCATGGAGGTGGACGTGGCGCAGCCTGCCACCATAGTCACCACCGAAGCTGAGGAAGGG atGGAGGTGGAGCTGAACAGCTCTCCTGCGCATGAGGTTGCTCCCTCTGCAGGtcctactgtgtgtgtgcgtgctggtTGCAATAACCCACCTGTTGAAAGTAAAGACTGGGACCGAGAATACTGCAGCAACGAGTGTGTAGCCACACACTGCAG GGACGTATTCATGGCCTGGTGTGCGATCAGAGGACAGAACACCACCACCGTCACTTAA
- the tox4b gene encoding TOX high mobility group box family member 4b isoform X3 yields MEFPGGSDNFLPISGEGHPFLSSSEVPLHSTYSLQIQDAETFHTPSLGDEEFEIPPISLDPDTALSVSDVVSHFGELGDGGSAPVVPGNAVVQGDDPSFASTFVNPTTQGLEHLSLMTQQGGGPMLGSTLGMDLGHPIGSQFSSSSPMTIDVPLPDMNHGLLGHNPLTTIDQSELSAQLGLSLGGGAILTRAHSPDQPLSATGSPSESLQDDDMDDFRRSVLVESPVSLSVSSGVISLSPALSEQPAASVSSAPPALARKAVGVGGGAKKGKKKKDPNEPQKPVSAYALFFRDTQAAIKGQNPNATFGEVSKIVASMWDSLGEEQKQVYKRKTEAAKKEYLKALAAYRASQLSQPTIEVLDTAPSPPAAPIVTPAPEAPPPLPTPTRSNRIPVHAPDNNTITNICTSNIIIDLPQVTTRSRTGAHKPPASLAPVTASTPTLPMVTKIILPKQPAARQPPPLQQMQNTPPPPRLQQMMHSVAPPPLLAKPRGGGAVGQVAAPMAATPPPPLQIKIVPAPAQADMATPIIVTSTTEAPTDTAAMEVDVAQPATIVTTEAEEGMEVELNSSPAHEVAPSAGPTVCVRAGCNNPPVESKDWDREYCSNECVATHCRDVFMAWCAIRGQNTTTVT; encoded by the exons ATGGAG TTTCCCGGAGGAAGCGACAACTTTTTACCCATCAGTGGAGAGGGACATCCTTTCCTGTCCTCCTCCGAGGTACCGCTCCACTCCACATACTCCCTTCAAATCCAGGATGCCGAG ACTTTCCACACTCCCAGCTTGGGAGACGAGGAGTTTGAGATCCCACCCATCTCACTGGACCCCGACACGGCGCTAAGCGTCTCGGATGTGGTGTCGCACTTCGGAGAGCTGGGAGATGGCGGTTCAGCCCCCGTCGTCCCCGGCAACGCCGTGGTACAGGGTGACGACCCTTCCTTCGCCTCGACCTTCGTAAACCCGACGACACAAGGGCTTGAGCATCTTAGCCTCATGACCCAGCAGGGAGGAGGACCGATGTTGGGATCAACTCTGGGAATG GATCTTGGGCATCCCATCGGCTCACAGTTCAGCAGCAGCTCTCCAATGACCATCGATGTGCCACTTCCCGACATGAACCACGGCCTGCTGGGCCACAATCCGCTGACCACCATCGACCAGTCAGAGCTTAGTGCACAGCTGGGTCTCAGTCTAGGAGGCGGGGCCATTCTGACCCGGGCACACTCCCCTGACCAGCCACTGTCCGCCACCGGCTCGCCTTCAGAGTCCCTGCAGGATGACGACATGGACGACTTCAGAAGG AGCGTACTGGTGGAGTCGCCGGTCTCGCTGTCCGTCTCTTCCGGGGTCATCTCTCTGTCCCCCGCACTCTCAGAGCAGCCTGCAGCATCTGTGTCCTCCGCTCCGCCCGCCCTGGCCCGTAAAGCCGTAGGTGTCGGAGGAGGAGccaaaaaaggcaaaaagaaaaaagatcccAACGAACCCCAGAAGCCAGTTTCGGCTTACGCGCTGTTCTTCCGCGATACGCAAGCAGCTATCAAGGGCCAGAACCCCAACGCCACGTTCGGAGAGGTGTCCAAAATCGTCGCCTCCATGTGGGACAGTCTGGGAGAAGAGCAAAAACAG GTCTACAAGAGGAAGACCGAAGCTGCTAAGAAGGAGTATCTTAAAGCACTGGCAGCTTACAGAGCCAGTCAGCTCTCACAG CCCACTATCGAGGTACTCGACACGGCACCTTCACCACCCGCCGCTCCCATCGTGACTCCCGCCCCCGAGGCTCCGCCCCCTCTGCCCACGCCTACGCGCTCCAACCGCATCCCAGTGCACGCACCTGATAACAACACCATCACCAACATTTGCACATCGAACATCATCATCGACTTGCCGCAGGTGACCACGCGCTCTCGGACGGGGGCTCACAAGCCGCCCGCCTCTTTGGCGCCGGTCACCGCGTCGACCCCGACTCTGCCCATGGTCACCAAGATCATCCTCCCCAAGCAGCCCGCAGCGCGCCAGccgccaccgctgcagcagatGCAGAACACACCGCCGCCCCCACGCCTCCAGCAGATGATGCATTCAGTTGCCCCTCCACCGCTACTGGCCAAACCTCGCGGAGGGGGTGCGGTCGGCCAGGTCGCCGCCCCCATGGCTGCTACACCACCTCCTCCTCTCCAAATCAAGATAGTCCCCGCCCCTGCACAAGCAGACATGGCCACACCCATCATCGTCACCAGCACCACAGAGGCGCCTACAGATACAGCCGCCATGGAGGTGGACGTGGCGCAGCCTGCCACCATAGTCACCACCGAAGCTGAGGAAGGG atGGAGGTGGAGCTGAACAGCTCTCCTGCGCATGAGGTTGCTCCCTCTGCAGGtcctactgtgtgtgtgcgtgctggtTGCAATAACCCACCTGTTGAAAGTAAAGACTGGGACCGAGAATACTGCAGCAACGAGTGTGTAGCCACACACTGCAG GGACGTATTCATGGCCTGGTGTGCGATCAGAGGACAGAACACCACCACCGTCACTTAA
- the tox4b gene encoding TOX high mobility group box family member 4b isoform X4, translating to MEFPGGSDNFLPISGEGHPFLSSSETFHTPSLGDEEFEIPPISLDPDTALSVSDVVSHFGELGDGGSAPVVPGNAVVQGDDPSFASTFVNPTTQGLEHLSLMTQQGGGPMLGSTLGMDLGHPIGSQFSSSSPMTIDVPLPDMNHGLLGHNPLTTIDQSELSAQLGLSLGGGAILTRAHSPDQPLSATGSPSESLQDDDMDDFRRSVLVESPVSLSVSSGVISLSPALSEQPAASVSSAPPALARKAVGVGGGAKKGKKKKDPNEPQKPVSAYALFFRDTQAAIKGQNPNATFGEVSKIVASMWDSLGEEQKQVYKRKTEAAKKEYLKALAAYRASQLSQPTIEVLDTAPSPPAAPIVTPAPEAPPPLPTPTRSNRIPVHAPDNNTITNICTSNIIIDLPQVTTRSRTGAHKPPASLAPVTASTPTLPMVTKIILPKQPAARQPPPLQQMQNTPPPPRLQQMMHSVAPPPLLAKPRGGGAVGQVAAPMAATPPPPLQIKIVPAPAQADMATPIIVTSTTEAPTDTAAMEVDVAQPATIVTTEAEEGMEVELNSSPAHEVAPSAGPTVCVRAGCNNPPVESKDWDREYCSNECVATHCRDVFMAWCAIRGQNTTTVT from the exons ATGGAG TTTCCCGGAGGAAGCGACAACTTTTTACCCATCAGTGGAGAGGGACATCCTTTCCTGTCCTCCTCCGAG ACTTTCCACACTCCCAGCTTGGGAGACGAGGAGTTTGAGATCCCACCCATCTCACTGGACCCCGACACGGCGCTAAGCGTCTCGGATGTGGTGTCGCACTTCGGAGAGCTGGGAGATGGCGGTTCAGCCCCCGTCGTCCCCGGCAACGCCGTGGTACAGGGTGACGACCCTTCCTTCGCCTCGACCTTCGTAAACCCGACGACACAAGGGCTTGAGCATCTTAGCCTCATGACCCAGCAGGGAGGAGGACCGATGTTGGGATCAACTCTGGGAATG GATCTTGGGCATCCCATCGGCTCACAGTTCAGCAGCAGCTCTCCAATGACCATCGATGTGCCACTTCCCGACATGAACCACGGCCTGCTGGGCCACAATCCGCTGACCACCATCGACCAGTCAGAGCTTAGTGCACAGCTGGGTCTCAGTCTAGGAGGCGGGGCCATTCTGACCCGGGCACACTCCCCTGACCAGCCACTGTCCGCCACCGGCTCGCCTTCAGAGTCCCTGCAGGATGACGACATGGACGACTTCAGAAGG AGCGTACTGGTGGAGTCGCCGGTCTCGCTGTCCGTCTCTTCCGGGGTCATCTCTCTGTCCCCCGCACTCTCAGAGCAGCCTGCAGCATCTGTGTCCTCCGCTCCGCCCGCCCTGGCCCGTAAAGCCGTAGGTGTCGGAGGAGGAGccaaaaaaggcaaaaagaaaaaagatcccAACGAACCCCAGAAGCCAGTTTCGGCTTACGCGCTGTTCTTCCGCGATACGCAAGCAGCTATCAAGGGCCAGAACCCCAACGCCACGTTCGGAGAGGTGTCCAAAATCGTCGCCTCCATGTGGGACAGTCTGGGAGAAGAGCAAAAACAG GTCTACAAGAGGAAGACCGAAGCTGCTAAGAAGGAGTATCTTAAAGCACTGGCAGCTTACAGAGCCAGTCAGCTCTCACAG CCCACTATCGAGGTACTCGACACGGCACCTTCACCACCCGCCGCTCCCATCGTGACTCCCGCCCCCGAGGCTCCGCCCCCTCTGCCCACGCCTACGCGCTCCAACCGCATCCCAGTGCACGCACCTGATAACAACACCATCACCAACATTTGCACATCGAACATCATCATCGACTTGCCGCAGGTGACCACGCGCTCTCGGACGGGGGCTCACAAGCCGCCCGCCTCTTTGGCGCCGGTCACCGCGTCGACCCCGACTCTGCCCATGGTCACCAAGATCATCCTCCCCAAGCAGCCCGCAGCGCGCCAGccgccaccgctgcagcagatGCAGAACACACCGCCGCCCCCACGCCTCCAGCAGATGATGCATTCAGTTGCCCCTCCACCGCTACTGGCCAAACCTCGCGGAGGGGGTGCGGTCGGCCAGGTCGCCGCCCCCATGGCTGCTACACCACCTCCTCCTCTCCAAATCAAGATAGTCCCCGCCCCTGCACAAGCAGACATGGCCACACCCATCATCGTCACCAGCACCACAGAGGCGCCTACAGATACAGCCGCCATGGAGGTGGACGTGGCGCAGCCTGCCACCATAGTCACCACCGAAGCTGAGGAAGGG atGGAGGTGGAGCTGAACAGCTCTCCTGCGCATGAGGTTGCTCCCTCTGCAGGtcctactgtgtgtgtgcgtgctggtTGCAATAACCCACCTGTTGAAAGTAAAGACTGGGACCGAGAATACTGCAGCAACGAGTGTGTAGCCACACACTGCAG GGACGTATTCATGGCCTGGTGTGCGATCAGAGGACAGAACACCACCACCGTCACTTAA
- the tox4b gene encoding TOX high mobility group box family member 4b isoform X5: METFHTPSLGDEEFEIPPISLDPDTALSVSDVVSHFGELGDGGSAPVVPGNAVVQGDDPSFASTFVNPTTQGLEHLSLMTQQGGGPMLGSTLGMDLGHPIGSQFSSSSPMTIDVPLPDMNHGLLGHNPLTTIDQSELSAQLGLSLGGGAILTRAHSPDQPLSATGSPSESLQDDDMDDFRRSVLVESPVSLSVSSGVISLSPALSEQPAASVSSAPPALARKAVGVGGGAKKGKKKKDPNEPQKPVSAYALFFRDTQAAIKGQNPNATFGEVSKIVASMWDSLGEEQKQVYKRKTEAAKKEYLKALAAYRASQLSQPTIEVLDTAPSPPAAPIVTPAPEAPPPLPTPTRSNRIPVHAPDNNTITNICTSNIIIDLPQVTTRSRTGAHKPPASLAPVTASTPTLPMVTKIILPKQPAARQPPPLQQMQNTPPPPRLQQMMHSVAPPPLLAKPRGGGAVGQVAAPMAATPPPPLQIKIVPAPAQADMATPIIVTSTTEAPTDTAAMEVDVAQPATIVTTEAEEGMEVELNSSPAHEVAPSAGPTVCVRAGCNNPPVESKDWDREYCSNECVATHCRDVFMAWCAIRGQNTTTVT, encoded by the exons ATGGAG ACTTTCCACACTCCCAGCTTGGGAGACGAGGAGTTTGAGATCCCACCCATCTCACTGGACCCCGACACGGCGCTAAGCGTCTCGGATGTGGTGTCGCACTTCGGAGAGCTGGGAGATGGCGGTTCAGCCCCCGTCGTCCCCGGCAACGCCGTGGTACAGGGTGACGACCCTTCCTTCGCCTCGACCTTCGTAAACCCGACGACACAAGGGCTTGAGCATCTTAGCCTCATGACCCAGCAGGGAGGAGGACCGATGTTGGGATCAACTCTGGGAATG GATCTTGGGCATCCCATCGGCTCACAGTTCAGCAGCAGCTCTCCAATGACCATCGATGTGCCACTTCCCGACATGAACCACGGCCTGCTGGGCCACAATCCGCTGACCACCATCGACCAGTCAGAGCTTAGTGCACAGCTGGGTCTCAGTCTAGGAGGCGGGGCCATTCTGACCCGGGCACACTCCCCTGACCAGCCACTGTCCGCCACCGGCTCGCCTTCAGAGTCCCTGCAGGATGACGACATGGACGACTTCAGAAGG AGCGTACTGGTGGAGTCGCCGGTCTCGCTGTCCGTCTCTTCCGGGGTCATCTCTCTGTCCCCCGCACTCTCAGAGCAGCCTGCAGCATCTGTGTCCTCCGCTCCGCCCGCCCTGGCCCGTAAAGCCGTAGGTGTCGGAGGAGGAGccaaaaaaggcaaaaagaaaaaagatcccAACGAACCCCAGAAGCCAGTTTCGGCTTACGCGCTGTTCTTCCGCGATACGCAAGCAGCTATCAAGGGCCAGAACCCCAACGCCACGTTCGGAGAGGTGTCCAAAATCGTCGCCTCCATGTGGGACAGTCTGGGAGAAGAGCAAAAACAG GTCTACAAGAGGAAGACCGAAGCTGCTAAGAAGGAGTATCTTAAAGCACTGGCAGCTTACAGAGCCAGTCAGCTCTCACAG CCCACTATCGAGGTACTCGACACGGCACCTTCACCACCCGCCGCTCCCATCGTGACTCCCGCCCCCGAGGCTCCGCCCCCTCTGCCCACGCCTACGCGCTCCAACCGCATCCCAGTGCACGCACCTGATAACAACACCATCACCAACATTTGCACATCGAACATCATCATCGACTTGCCGCAGGTGACCACGCGCTCTCGGACGGGGGCTCACAAGCCGCCCGCCTCTTTGGCGCCGGTCACCGCGTCGACCCCGACTCTGCCCATGGTCACCAAGATCATCCTCCCCAAGCAGCCCGCAGCGCGCCAGccgccaccgctgcagcagatGCAGAACACACCGCCGCCCCCACGCCTCCAGCAGATGATGCATTCAGTTGCCCCTCCACCGCTACTGGCCAAACCTCGCGGAGGGGGTGCGGTCGGCCAGGTCGCCGCCCCCATGGCTGCTACACCACCTCCTCCTCTCCAAATCAAGATAGTCCCCGCCCCTGCACAAGCAGACATGGCCACACCCATCATCGTCACCAGCACCACAGAGGCGCCTACAGATACAGCCGCCATGGAGGTGGACGTGGCGCAGCCTGCCACCATAGTCACCACCGAAGCTGAGGAAGGG atGGAGGTGGAGCTGAACAGCTCTCCTGCGCATGAGGTTGCTCCCTCTGCAGGtcctactgtgtgtgtgcgtgctggtTGCAATAACCCACCTGTTGAAAGTAAAGACTGGGACCGAGAATACTGCAGCAACGAGTGTGTAGCCACACACTGCAG GGACGTATTCATGGCCTGGTGTGCGATCAGAGGACAGAACACCACCACCGTCACTTAA